Proteins from a genomic interval of Dama dama isolate Ldn47 chromosome 1, ASM3311817v1, whole genome shotgun sequence:
- the LYVE1 gene encoding lymphatic vessel endothelial hyaluronic acid receptor 1, translating into MAKFFSLGLLLAFIWTTRHLVQGSLRSEELITSGPCRIMGVTLVTKKTQPLLNFTEAQEACRLMGLTLASQDQVEEARKFGFETCSYGWVKNQFVVIPRIISNPKCGKSGVGVVIWRSSLSSRHRAYCHNSSDTWINSCLPEIITTDDPLFNTETATYTTKMMVTTKIIVSDSTHSALSTDGPDYVTTTVAPPLASTSTPRKRKLICITEAFMETSTIATERESDIQNRPAFKNEAVGFGGVPTALLVLALLFFAAAAGLAVCYVKRYVKAFPFTNKNQQKEMIETKVVKEEKADDSNPNEESKKMNKKPEEPKSPHKTTVRCLEAEV; encoded by the exons ATGGCCAAGTTCTTCAGTCTGGGGTTGCTTCTTGCCTTCATCTGGACCACAAGGCACCTGGTCCAAGGCTCTCTCCGCTCAGAAG AACTTATCACCTCAGGACCATGCAGAATCATGGGGGTCACCCTTGTGACCAAAAAGACACAGCCGCTTCTGAATTTCACAGAAGCCCAGGAGGCCTGTAGGCTCATGGGACTCACTTTGGCCAGCCAAGACCAGGTTGAAGAAGCACGGAAATTTGGCTTTGAGACTTGCAG CTATGGATGGGTTAAAAATCAGTTCGTGGTCATCCCTCGAATTATCTCCAACCCCAAGTGTGGGAAGAGCGGGGTGGGCGTCGTGATTTGGAGAAGTTCACTCAGCAGTAGGCACAGGGCCTACTGTCACAACTCATCTG ATACTTGGATTAACTCATGCCTTCCAGAAATTATCACCACTGATGATCCCTTATTCAACACTGAAACTGCAACATACACAACGAAAATGATGGTCACAACAAAAATTATAGTCAGTGACAGTACACACTCAGCATTGTCTACTGATGGTCCTGACTATGTTACAACGACTGTGGCTCCCCCTCTGGCATCCACTTCTACTCCacggaaaagaaaattaatttgcaTAACAGAAGCTTTTATGGAAACTAGCACCATAGCTACAGAAAGAGAATCAGATATTCAAAATAGACCAGCCTTCAAGAATGAAGCTGTTGGGTTTGGAG gtGTTCCCACAGCCCTGCTGGTTCTCGCGCTCCTCTTCTTTGCTGCTGCAGCTGGCCTCGCAGTTTGCTACGTCAAAAG gtatgtgaaggcaTTCCCTTTTACAAATAAGAACCAGCAGAAGGAAATGATAGAAACTAAAGTAGTAAAAGAGGAGAAGGCCGATGATAGCAACCCTAATGAGGaatcaaagaaaatgaataaaaaaccaGAGGAGCCCAAGAGTCCACACAAAACCACAGTGCGATGCCTGGAAGCTGAAGTTTAG